CAAGCAACgcgtttctttattttcatgactatttaccggGATttttaaaaactgagaagggctgaacaaaaatggcaccgaaaagaaaatcatgcactgcagattacaagctggacgtagtgaaatatgcagcagaaaacgacaagaggaagcggcgcatacctttggagttggcagagttgtttagaagcgacatcgaggaaatagatttcatgggatttatcgattagaagtgacagattgtttggtaaaggtatagcatgttctacaacaggggtgcccattacgtcaatcgcgagctaccagtcgaccgcgtggggtgtgtcagtcgatctccagccaggctagacctaaaaattagtgatcatcaatcttcaccaagacgtcacttaaaggacattcacggtaccggagggtcttgtgagatgacgctggctgctgcaagatcattattatgaaaatatgaccgagaggaaggcgagaaacactttttatttcaacagactctcgcgccgtaccttccgtcaaaactctaaaggccgactgcacatttcttatcttcacaataaaagccctgcttcatgctgcctgcgctaactaaatacagagtctcggaaaactggcgtgcacaagcgatccctcagaaagctggcgtgcacatcacttgtgcacgccagctttccgagactcttattttgttagcgcaggcagcatgaagcagggcttttattgtgaagataggaaatgtgcagtcggcctttagagttttgacggaagagacggcgcaaaagtctgttgaaataaaaagtgtttctcgccttcctctctgtgattttttcataataatgaactggcagcggccagcgtcatctcacaagaccctcgggtgccgtgaatgtcaatcaagcaagctacggaatttgccgccaatgtttttcttgtaaagtgtatggaagctggatgaattagatgccaaaaaccaaccactttcatgtggtattgtacagaaaggacaactttttttctcctccatttgaaaatgtgggcgttatcatcattactgtctgattccaatcaatgcaagtcatcagaatcaggtaatacaccaacttatattcttgtctttgtgaaagaaagacatctatatgtgttacacatgcttgtattatcattaaacacatttaactcgtttacaaaaatgtctctttcataaataagtataaatgatatatataaatgaggtagatcccctcgagttggtcaattgaaaagtagctcgcctgcagaaaaagtgtgggcacccctgttctatatgttgtagttatttgaatgactcttaccataatatgttacgttacataccaggcaccttctcttctggttatttatgcctcatataacatacacttattcagtctgttgttcactattctttatttattttaaattgcctttgaaatgtctattcttggtgttggattttctcaaataaatttccccccaaaatgcgactcatactctagtgcagcgtttctcaaagtgtggggcgcgccccactggtggggaatagagacatgacaggtggggtgcgaggaacgggagggaatttcacttaaaacatttttcttattttttattatattcttagatttttttttttacaaccccattttctacacaaactgtaaatcactttatGTAAATTACTTGTTTTTCCTgtgggctttaaatttctaggtaggagcgaaagtttgacagacgcagcAGTAaccaatgggggcggggctaagcagaACTAACTTTTGCGTGGATGGGTAGctggctaatgtgtggaccacaattacacaaaatggataaattggctGCATATAGAGatgcatacagaattgctcaatgcaaaaaagcacacaattgctgagcaggtgattctccccgctgcaatagacatggtgtcagtcatgcttgacgagacaagcgcagcaaaattaaaagctgtcccactgtcaaacgacagttgcgagacgtatatgcgacattgcaagtgatcttgagtaACAACacgtagacaaattaaaagaaagttgttttgctttacaagtggacgaagctactgacggcaataaagactgcctgttcatcgcatacgtgatatgtccgctttgtgaatggcgagtcactgtgcgaggatttgctgttttgcaaatacataaaaaaatagagccagtgctgatgagctgttcaagataatggacagtttcctcaaggaacacaaccttaaatgggaaaactgtgtgggcttttgctctgatggcgcacagaccatggcagggtcaagaaacgggctgcGGGCTCCAAgaaagagggttgcgccaaatgcgcattgggCACACTgtgtcattcaccgggaagcactcgcgtcaaggcagctcagcctCGAACTCAATGAAGTTTTAACAGATattgtgagcgcggtaaatttttatcaaaacacgaaaaagtggcacttttagtttatttattattgaacttgatacaaattatttgatttattattgaacttgatgcaagttatttgatttattattagggatgcaccgaaatgataATTtgtagccgaagccgaataaaacttaaacgcttggtcgaaggccgaataccgaataatgaatgcagtttttcagaatttttttcatattgcataaatagactagaataaatatttagacatttttcaaataaagtaattttttattgaatattgaaatttttttaatattccagtagcctttgcttttcaaaaaaagcacaaagtttttcatttatattaggccttcaaacaaaacatgcattccaaaaaaataaataaagtgcattaaagtggataaacccacaacaaatgaattattgtccttttggcaaaagtctgcttagccacagtagatatgctaataatgtaaacagaaggctcaagtaaatctcaattaagtgtgtgcttgtaacctcatacacttatacaggtagcctacacaacaggctaataatgtaaacagaggccccactaaatctcattaagtgtgtgcttgtaacctcatacacttatacaggtacacaacatatcccaacatcaccgcgtcactgcacgttggttgattgcgtcaccgcgtcaaaaaattgcgtcacacgccactattcggccttgttcttaactcattccaccgaaggccgaatttgtttttttttgcctttggacgggagtactaATCTGTGTCatccctaaaaaaaaacacatctgtcGATCTCTAATGTTTAAGTGGCTTTCAAACACAATAACTAAAATGACTTGATGCTCTCTCTCTCTAAATTTGTTTGCTtgcaatttcgttgtacaatgtatgatgacaataaagatattctattctattctacaggCATGCTGACCATCACAGACTTCATCAACATCCTTCATCGTTACTATAAATCTCGACTGGTAAAATTTCACACACCAGATTATTGTGGTGGATTTTTTTCAATGTCACCTGTACATTCTTTCAGGTTCAGATTTATGAGTTGGAAGAGCACAAAATCGAAACATGGAGAGGTAAGCGTGTAAAAGGAAGCTTACACAAGTGAGCACACTCCTCATATTTATTTAAGCCACTATCTTCCTGACACTGTAGTCAAGGGACAAAACTACAGGAAGTAAACGTGCGTACAGCAGGGGTCTTCAGTGTTGTCCAGGCCAAAGACCCCCAAACTAATGGAGAGACGAAGCTAAGACCCCCTTACTTGTATACCTCCCTaatgtaaaattgtgtttttaaattaaaactaCCCTATAATACCTTGTTattatgcaaaaataaaattttaaaatattACTGTATAGAGCTAATAGTTGGCTGGCTAACCGGCAGCTGGCAAAGAGGGCCGCTCATCGCcctgtaaagttaaagttaaagtaccaacacCCACAATAagcgtggtgaaatttgtcctctgcatttgacccatcaccttgttcaccccctgggaggtgaggggagcagtgggcagcagcagtgccacgcccaggagtcatttttggtgatttaacaaatgtctcaaaggactccacaaatcattacgactacaacatcctcggaagaacccacaaaagggcaaggaaaactcacacccagtgggcagggagaattcacatccagtgggacgccagtgacaatgctgaccatgagaaaccttgaggaggacctcagatgtgggtaaccccccccccccctaggggaccgaaagcaatggatgtcgagcgggtctaacatgatactgtgaaagttcaatccatagtggctccaacacagccgcgagagttcagttcaaagcggatccaagacagcagcgagagtcccgtccacaggagaccatctcaagcggaggcggatcagcagcgtagagatgtccccaaccgatacaggcgagcggtccatcctgggtcccgacgagcggtccatcctgggtctcgactctggacagccagtacttcatccatggtcatcggaccggacctcctccacaagggagggggggacataggagaaagaaaagaagcggcagatcaactggtctaaaaaggaggtctatttaaaggctagagtatacagatgagttttaaggtgagacttaaatgcttccactgaggtagcatctcgaactgttaccgggagggcattccagagtactggagcccgaacggaaaacgctctatagcccgcagactttttttgggctctaggaatcactaataagccggagtcttttgaacgcagatttcttgccgggacatatggtacaatacaatcggcaagataggatggagctagaccgtgtagtattttatacgtaagtagtaaaaccttaaagtcacatcttaagtgcacaggaagccagtgcaggtgagccagtacaggcgtaatgtgatcaaactttcttgttcttgtcaaaagtctagcagccgcattttgtaccaactgtaatcttttaatgctagacatggggagacccgaaaataatacgttacagtaatcgagacttgagggttccaggttcaacccccgcttccgccatccgagtcactgccgttgtgtctttgggcaagacactgaacccacctgctcccagtgccacccacactgctttaaatgtaacttagatattgggtttcacaatgtaaagcgctttgagtcactacagaaaaagcgctatataaatataattcacttattctaaagctaaccaataataaatataatacttcttaccattaatgcaacctcttgaacaggtgcaacagaaaatggatggttggattaaaatgcatgagaatgtcatatcttttgaacgttattttaaacactgtgattatcagcggaattattcattacttaccatgttaagcaatgtcagttaagatttatctgagagccagatgcagtcatcaaaagagccacatctggctctagagccataggttccctacccctgctgtaaagtGAGGGGTGTACTCGTGTTTGTGAAATACTGCCCTGACTTGGTGATGTTTCCCAGAATTGTTGAAGGGCTAATGGTCACATTTGTGCATTTCAAACAGAGGTGTACCTTCAAGACTCTTTCAAGCCCCTGGTTAGCATATCACCCAATGCCAGGTCGGTGAGCGTCACAAGCCAAGTTTTTTCAGCGTTACGCTTTTCACATTTAACACTTTCCTGTGTACCTCCCGTGCGCCAGCTTGTACGACGCCGTATCCTCGCTGCTCAAGAACAAGATCCACAGACTGCCCGTCATCGACCCCCTGACTGGAAACACGCTCTACATTCTCACACATAAGAGGATTCTCAAGTTCCTGAAGCTCTTTGTAAGTCCCTATGCCGCactaaatctttaaaatcatccaGCAGTTCTTGCATAGTCTGTTCCATGTTCACCAACAGCTAACGAAATGCTGATTTACACAAGTGTAGTTGTGTAGTTTTACTGACAGTACTTGTGAACCCCAATGTGTTGTTGCTTTCAGATATCTGAGATGCCCAAGCCTTCATTCCTGAGGCAAACCTTGGAGGAGCTGAACATAGGAACATACCAGAACATAGCCGTGGTGCGCACAGATACGCCTCTGTACACGGCGCTGGGTATTTTCGTAGAGCAGCGGGTGTCTGCGCTCCCTGTGGTGGACGACAAAGGTGAGTGGAAAACACACTTGACTTTGCGTGAATGTCAGGGGCCTGTTTTTCAATCTAAAGCCAATACTGCACTGTAAAAACTCACAATCTCAGCAAGTATGTATTTCTAATTTCCAGTCAAAATATCTAAACTTAATACAAGACACACTCCCctgagtactgtatttttcggattataagtcacaaGAGGACACAAAATACAATAATAGTGTTGgctttctaggcgcagtcaaggcgttgaggggttccggtttggtgaccgcaggattaggtctctgcttgttgcagatgatgtggtcctgatggcgtcatctgaccgggatcttcagctctcactggatcggttcgcagccgagtgtgaagcgaccggaatgagaatcagcacctccaagtccgagtccgtggttcttgcccgaaaaaagggtggaatgccatctccgggttggggaggagaccctgccccaagtggaggagttcaagtacctaggagtcttgttcaagagtgagggaagagtggatcgtgagatcgacaggcggatcggtgcggcgtcttcagtaatgcggacgttgtaccgatccgttgtggtgaagaaggagctgagccggaaggcacagttctcaatttaccagtcgaccataggtgaggattccCACTAAATAGGTGAGGAtgattcccatcctcacctatggtcatgagctttgggtcatgaccgaaaggatagggtcacgggtacaagcggccgaaatgagtttcctccgccgtgtggcgggtctctcccttagagatagggtgagaagctctgtcatccgggaggaactcaaagtaaagccgctgctccttcacatggagaggagccagatgaggtggttcgggcatctggtcaggatgccacctgaacgtctccctagggaggtgtttagagcacgtccaaccggtaggaggccacggggaagacccaggacacgttgggaaaactttgtctcccggctggcctgggaacgcctcgggatcccccgggaagagctagacgaagtggctggggagagggaagtctgggtttccctgcttaggctgttgcccccgcgacccgacctcggataagcggaagaagatggatgggatggatggatggatggctttctTTTTCTCATGTTTAATAGCAAGGGCCTGCTCTTCTTTCTCAGTCTTTCTCCCGTCGAGGACGCTCCTGATTACTGCCTAAAATATTGTGTTTTCTGTCTTCTTAATTACTGTTGTACTCTTTTCTTTGTGCAGGTCGAGTGGTGGACATTTACTCCAAATTTGACGTCATCGTAAGTTACCAACAATCCTTCTTTCAAtaaatttgatacatttttgttacACTTGCTCTCACATTACGTTTCATATACTGATACATTCATCCAttatccctttcgggatcgcggggtgtgctggtgcctatctcagctacatttgggcggaaggcggtgtacaccatggacaaatcgccagctcatcgcagggccaacacaaatagacagataaccctcacattcaaacactagggtcaatttagtgttgccagtcaacctatccccaggtgcaatacCTTGCAATAAAGTTGATAAGTTAATTTATTAGGTATTTCATACACATTGAGAGAAAATTGCATAAATGCATTACTTCATTTTGTCAGttgaataaaaagaaaaacattttttttgtcctgaccaacaactcaggcaaatcatattgttgatgtagatgcccattaTCTGCTGTACTTACTTTAGAAAAGGTAAGTGTGGGatacttatttgtatttgactttattaaatggatttatattattgtttggcgtggagcaggaggggatggaaagaagACAAAAAAGGAAAACAGAGGGGAAAATtgcaaagcaccaatatgattcaattTAAGAGACTTTTCTAACTACagtacaagtgttcacaaaataCACAGAAGAACAATTATGATTAACATCTTGGAccattttttttagataaagatgatttatgtattgaatatttgtttacttactagggtatatcatttatttattcactgttctgttacagaaaacaaggaaatgggatcacattgctatggtatgaaaaggggtaggattgaataagctcagtttcttcctactccttttcggacgtgctaatgaaacaactggaaatatgtgatgcattacattgtattgtacgCACGTTCAAAATAAACTAGAACTGAACTAAACTGAACTAACTCCATAGAGGCGCGCCTAATCTGGACATGAAATACACGGTGCATACACACCTTGACTGATTCTGATGTGTAAAACCGATTGAATTAAAACATTGTAAATGACTTTGGCTTATTATAATCCTGGTTTAGCCACAACGTGTTGCTCCGTTCCAGGATGGGAATTCAGCATCGTGATGCATACTAATAACTCCAAACTATGTTAAGCTGTGACCAAGTACATCTCAGCACTTCTATTTACACAAGACAGATGTCGTGATTATTCTTTTCTTGGTGGATCTATGCAATATGAGCGGTTGTTATAGTTTAATTATAGATTTAAAATATTAGTTGTGTTCAATGACTATCAATGAATTACACTTTGTACACATTCTCTTACTAGGCCAGGCTATTCTCTACATTTAACCGTTTGACAGAAAGGACGTAACGACGTTTCTATTTCATACTGCATCAGTGTAATGATGACTGGGGGTACGCATATTACGTCAATCATACTTCACACCCTTTGGTTTGTATactgtagggttgtcccgatccgatagtTGGattggatcggccgccgatatttgccaaaaaatgcgtatcggcaaggcatgggaaaatgctgatgcagatccagttttaaaaaaatatccggtccgtgttttccaacacacCAACTTAAATGATACATTCCACTTTTCTGCTGCTCCTTAatttccgttccgcattttccagcacaccttcaacacatctaaCCGTTTAGACGGCCATGTGAACTAAAAGTTATCGGTAAAAATGTcagccgtgtgggaatattttaccctacaaaaataaaaagatgaagaggtggagtgcaaaacatgccacaacaAAGTCatgcgtggtggtaaagttggaAGACATTTTAATGGCTcgtgagagtgagaggctttttagcacagcctcactcatcattgatgaacacaggagcaggctgacacctgagcatcttggagtgctcgtctttgttagaaagaatctccccataaTGCTCGAACTTCAATTGTTAATTTAAAAATGAGTGTGTAGATAgttcttttttttaagtttacacttgttcaagagctagtattgatgctgagttatagacattttatcccactcaggttgtgtttttggctttttttttaataatgtttacagcattatttgcacattatactgttcacttttttactatttaatgatgccatttctgtttgtcatgtacaatttttttatttggtgtttatccttgaataccaaccactgtgtattattcaaactcacctaattcatctggctagttgttatcaagagtactaaaacccttttcaacatgaatctgacaactaagtaggctaaataactttgaaCTTTAACACAAGcccggataggccagtatcggtatcggatcagaagtgcaaaaacctggatcgggacatacCTAGTATACTGATCCACCTTTCTCCTCCTTTGACTGGATGAGATAGGTCCTAATTATCCAAATAAAGTACAAAGACTCAAAATGACCCTAAAGTCAAACACACAGCATGCTTGCTCGTGTTCGCAATTCAAAACATGTTATTTCAATGACGAGTTCGAACGCCGTTAGTCATGCGTTGAAGTGATGAAGACGTAAATGTGCTCGTTTTGTCAGAACCTGGCAGCAGAGAAGACGTACAACAACCTGGACGTGACCGTGACCAAAGCTTTACAGCACCGCTCTCAGTACTTTGAAGGGGTACTCACCTGCCATCGACACGAGACCCTGGAGGCCATCATCAACCGACTGGTGGAAGCGGAGGTGAGCCATGCTGCATTTTGAAAAGTCACTCTTGCAACTAACATTTAAGCCAGTCAttctaattccatccatccatttcctaccgcttgactGCCTGAAATATGTATGATAAATATGAACAATATTTTTTAGTCGGGATGAGCTGATTGATAGGCCATTGATCAGTATTGTCTGAAAATATGTGATCGACAATGCTGTTTACAATAAAAATTAACtgcttttataaaataaaaatagtagaATGTAAGGTTGTACTAGTtttactagtatagtattgcggtactaatgaatcaaaaacggtactatactctgaaaGTACCGgttttgcattaaaaacaaacatttgtgtagacagaaaagggagaaaggaCGCATTTTGGACACATTATCAAGTACAAGTGGATACTACTTTGATTACATCGATATGTTTTATTGTCACACATTTTTTCCCCCTTTTATTAAAAttcatattgtgtttataaactcaggaaatatgttcctAGACACATGataactttaaatatgaccaatgtaggatcctgtaactactttgtatcggattgatacctaagtTGTGGTATCagacaaaactaatgtaaagcatccaaacaacagaagaataagtgattattacattttcacagaagtgtagatagaacatgttgaaatggaaaattgccaggtattaacagtaaatgaacaagtagattaatagtaattttttacagtttgtccctcatacttttgacaaaatattagaatgagaaatgacacactatgttactgcatatgtcagcggaCTAATTAaaagcctttgtttacttacttactactaaaagacaagttgtcttttatgttcactattttatttaaggacaaaattgttcttcgattgcaataagaaacatatgtttaatgtaccctcagATTTTGTTgttagagcatacttgccaatcctcacggattttccgggagactcccgaaattcagcgcctctcccgaaaacctccccgggacaaattttctcccgaaattcaggttgagctggaggccacgccccctccagctgcatgcagacctgagtgaggacagcctgttttcacgtccgctttcccacaatacaaacagagtgcctgcccaatgacgttataactgtcgaatgatcgagggcgagttcttggtttcttatgtgagtttattgttaggcagtttcattaaggtcctcccagcgcggtaaaacacacaacaacagcagtcacgtttttgtctaccgtaaagcagtttttatgccgtaaacagcaatgttgtgacactcttaaacaggacaatactgagaTCTACTGTAGAtgaatatggttagaaaaataatgacaagagaatagaaaaaggatggacaattcaacccttaactcaacgatGAGTAGATGagtcttatgtgtgtgtgtacatgtgtaaataaatgaacaccgaaattcaagtatttattttatttatttatatatgtatgtatatgtatatatatatatatgtatgtatgtatgtatgtatttatatatatatatatatatacatatatatagctagaattcactgaaagtcaagtatttcttatatatatatgtatatatgtgtgtatatatatatatatatatatatatatactgtgtgtatatatatatatgtgtgtatatatgtatgtatgtatgtatgtatatatatatatgtatgtatatacacacagtatatatatatacatatatatacatacatatatatatatatatgtatatgtgtgtatttacgtatgaaatacttgactcttaaccacgccccccacctcccgaaatcggaggtctcaaggttggcaagtatgtgttagaataaatccaataatgccattttttgtggtctccattatttagaaaagtatcgaaatacattttggtaccagtaccaaaatattggtatcgggacaaccctagtaggATGCAGGGAACCATTTTGATAACATTCTGTGCATTTAAAGCTATCAAAAGCGATCCAATGTCAGTGAATACATGCCGAGCTCTCTGAACTGAACATCCAAATATTAGCTTTGTGTTGCAAGTAACAAAACAAGTCATTGTAACTTGTAGTAATAATAGTCAATGAAGTTTATTATTACAATTTACAAAGggataataaaaaaatagctcCTGCCGCCCATGTCTCTAAGGGTCTGCCTGCACATAATAATGCAACATGTTCTTCAGGTGCACAGGTTGGTGGTTGTGGACGAGCAGGATGTGGTGAAAGGCATCGTCTCCCTCTCGGATATCCTTCAGGCGCTCGTGCTCACTGATGGAGACGAGGGTAAGCGCAGTTGTGGAACCACTcagtagggctgcacgattaattaaccttgaggttttaattagtgcgatAACGAggctgagggttttttttttctctccgccGTCACTAACATTGTTGGGTCTCACGTTTCTTTGTTTCTAGCTTTAAACGGGGAGAAGGAGGTATCTGTGCATCGCTCTCTGCACCTGAGCACTTTTATTTAACAGTAACATTAACTGAACGCAGGGAG
Above is a genomic segment from Nerophis ophidion isolate RoL-2023_Sa linkage group LG02, RoL_Noph_v1.0, whole genome shotgun sequence containing:
- the prkag1 gene encoding 5'-AMP-activated protein kinase subunit gamma-1 isoform X2; amino-acid sequence: MKSHRCYDLVPTSSKLVVFDTSLQVKKAFFALVSNGVRAAPLWDSNKQCFVGMLTITDFINILHRYYKSRLVQIYELEEHKIETWREVYLQDSFKPLVSISPNASLYDAVSSLLKNKIHRLPVIDPLTGNTLYILTHKRILKFLKLFISEMPKPSFLRQTLEELNIGTYQNIAVVRTDTPLYTALGIFVEQRVSALPVVDDKGRVVDIYSKFDVINLAAEKTYNNLDVTVTKALQHRSQYFEGVLTCHRHETLEAIINRLVEAEVHRLVVVDEQDVVKGIVSLSDILQALVLTDGDEDSA
- the prkag1 gene encoding 5'-AMP-activated protein kinase subunit gamma-1 isoform X1, which produces MECIPATLEDLESKKDALIEDSEHNVYTRFMKSHRCYDLVPTSSKLVVFDTSLQVKKAFFALVSNGVRAAPLWDSNKQCFVGMLTITDFINILHRYYKSRLVQIYELEEHKIETWREVYLQDSFKPLVSISPNASLYDAVSSLLKNKIHRLPVIDPLTGNTLYILTHKRILKFLKLFISEMPKPSFLRQTLEELNIGTYQNIAVVRTDTPLYTALGIFVEQRVSALPVVDDKGRVVDIYSKFDVINLAAEKTYNNLDVTVTKALQHRSQYFEGVLTCHRHETLEAIINRLVEAEVHRLVVVDEQDVVKGIVSLSDILQALVLTDGDEDSA